The genomic segment TGGGTGGAAGGGATATGCATTGTTGCATCATTATGGACTATCTTCATTGCAATATTCATAACTAGATTGGTACACATACCTCTGCTAAgacccagcagtccccttatgTAACAACATCAAAATttactagatccagattttttattGGCTATTTACcaagttacacacactcataattaTCAGTTCCCTTAACCTGCCTTACttcccatcaagatccatgaattattctcagagaaattaatgaaaatgttgaataacGTCCTATCTCTCAATGTAAAAAAATCCTGGACCCcggatctggatccacaccaaaatttaatgggttcttctctgacccatactgcaaccaagtttcctggtaatcagttgcgtaatcctgctaactaacagacaaacaaacactgatggaAACATAATAAATATGCTCACTGACAAAGTGAACAACATGTCCTGTGGTCTGTCACATTTTTGTGAGTGATCACACTGTGGCCCATACAAAACAACATTGATAAAATAAGACTCATAGTTAATGGATTAGTTCTGCAGTTTCCTCATCCAGCCATAACCATCAGACAATGAAACAGCGTTTGGCCGCTGACCAAAATCATTGTTCGGCTGGACGTCTATAGACAGGTCAATGTCCAGAGGCTACTGAGTGACTGCAGCTTGTCGATTCCTCTCGTGCTCATTTTGAAAGAATCGCTGTAGACCATATACTGTTTGTAAAGCTGGACAGCGTgcgtccacttcctcccacactatccagaaatgaaatcaaaatatCCGGTATAAGAATGcagccatcttgcacatttggattCTGAGTCTGTGCTTAGCAACAGTGAGATGGAGCCACGCTAGTGAgttcacaaacactcacaagtCTTACAACGTTAATGCTACAAAAGACTCAAAATGCAACACTGAAACTTGCTTGCATTCAAAAGTATTATCTGTTGTAATGAATGAAGTGTAACTGTTGAGTCCTGaaataattaagtaaaaaaTACACTATCTCATATTAGGACCAATATGCCctccagaggagaggagaacgcTCAGCATTGTTCTGTCTGTTCATTTGATGTAGGATCTTTGCCtaagatatataatatatgtgttTCTGAAAACTTTGCTATTCATTCATATACGTGTTAATTTGTATGTTTCAGATTTCCTCAAGCGACCATTGGAACAGTATGTCAGAAGACTTGAAGTCCCTGTCAGAGTGGTGAGGATGGATCAGCGCTCTGGACTTATCCGTGCTCGTCTCAAAGGAGCGTCCCTCTCCACTGGCCAGGTGTGTGCATGCACAAACATGACATCCACTACCCAGGGACCTGTTCTCCATATGGTGTGTGCACTGCTGGGTTTGTCTGACGCCTTCTCTCCATGTGTCTAGGTTATAACCTTTCTGGATGCTCATTGTGAATGCACCTTGGGGTGGCTGGAGCCTCTGCTCGCCCGTATCAAGCAAGACaagtaagacacacacaaacacacgggaGATCTACACACCACTGGCaagcattaaaacaaaatcaataaactATTGTTGAGCCTGTAGGGGGCTTGTCGGTGTGTTTATTTGATGCTTAATTACTTGTTGTCCGATTACTGCTTCCTTCAAGCTGGtgctcaaaaacacacacacacaaaacataagGTTTGAGAAGGTGTGATGGCTGAAGGTTACATCACAGCAcatattgttgttgtagtaGATTTGGTCCCGGAGGTGCCACACCTTGTAGATGACCACTTAGTCGTAATTGATGACCACTCAACAGGCGGAAGCAGTTGTGTTTGCGTGTGGGTGGGGtctgggttgtgtgtgtttgtatgtctgatgtgtttctgtttgctgTAGGAGAACGGTGGTGTGTCCCATCATCGACGTGATCAGCGACGACACGTTCGAGTACATGGCCGGTTCCGACATGACGTACGGAGGCTTCAACTGGAAGCTCAACTTCCGCTGGTACCCTGTGCCCCAGAGAGAGATGGACCGCCGCAAAGGAGACCGCACACTGCCTGTCAGGTTGGTGACACAGTTGGACGAGCCGCCCAGTGACACATAGGGGTTTTACTTGCAGTATATGCGTGTCCTCCAGCTGAAGGGCAGCTGTTGAACCAgccctctgacctctgctgggTCGAGCAAAAAGAGAATTTGGCTGCAGGGATGAGGCCTGAATCATGTCAGTGTCATAACCATGCACACATGATCGTACTCATTTGATGTCATTAAGCTATTTGAAATAACATCTGCTTGTAAGTTCAGCGTCGCTGACAGGCATTCACCATTAACGTGCGCAGCAGAATCGTACTTCACCATTACATTTTCATCAGAATGATAAAGTGCTCTGAGGACAAGATGACTGACAAAATACAGTGAACTTTCCTCTGTTGTTCGAGTCAAGATGATTAAGTgagattttgtgtaattcttTTCCATGCACCATTTCTCATGGTCAGGCATTTATAAGTAAAACCAAGAGTTTATTTCTGCTTGTCTATCATCTCTTCTTCCTGCCCTTGTTTCTAAAAACGCTTAGCGCTAATATTCAAGGTCACACACATAATACATCTTATGTAACACGCTTCACGGCCCTGCCTGACCAAATTTTTTCCTAAGGATGACTTGTGGGCAGCCTTAAAAACTAaaagtttgttgttttggttgaaGAAATTAAGAAGTATTTTACACTTAAGACACAATTTACATAAACACTGTCCTGTCGGGCAGCAGTTCCATGTTACTGGGAAACACTTACAAGCTATTGCACATTAACAACAGAGACTTCAGAGGGAAGCACATCCTGTTTGCTTTCAATCATGCACCAATATAGTTAATATAACATCTTATAATGTGCCACTGGTAAATCAGTAGACTACACTGGTGTTATTTCAACTTGTCAAATTTGTGTTACTTATTAATTTTGCTGTTAAAAACGTATTAAAGGGACTGTTCTTCATTGGGAAGTGCATAGGAAGCTACAGAACTGTCACACACTGAGAGGCCTCGAAGAGTGATGGTGCAGGAGGAAACTTCAACAGCTCAACTGGTTATTATGGACTCGTCTACCTTGTAATTTGTAGAACTGTGGAAAAGTGTGAGGTCACTTTGAAAGACTCTCCTCATggcatgacagaaaaacacaactacCCAAGGTCTAAGGAAAATCCCCCAAACATATTAATTGACCTTGTGACCCTCTTCAGACCTGGTATCAGCATCTGTTTCCTGTGATCCTATCACAAGTACGTCACACCTGGCTTTAAAGTGTGTCTCTACACGTGTCTCCAGTGAACAGGGATCCCGTTTCTCTTCCCTagtctatatgcaaataaacacagaaatcaaTTCTGTTCACAGAGACCAAATGATCGGGTCTGAGTACGTCTGAGgtgtgttcacacctgtacTTAAAGAGATGTCCACTTGCCATCAGATCGATACCAGTTTAAATTTGGCCTTTGTCAGCTACAAACCTGAGAGAACTTACCAGAAGCATCACCTGGGAACAGAAAGACCTGGATCCGCTCGTTTCTCCAGATCCGCTCCAAAAATTGAATCAGTTCCTTCTTGGGTCAAACggctttgaaaacaaaacatcattagcaaatgtaaaaaacacatgcaagtctACCATAAAGAAGAACTATATCTTTATGGATATCTTCTGTCCCTTTCTTTATTTGATGTAACAGAGTTTGTGCTTATTTAAATTTCACAGTCTGCTTTTTAAGCTATAAACTGTGTTTTAAGAGCTAAAAGCTTCCTGTTTATATAGATGTCTTTAATTAGAGATTGTTACTGTGACACGACATATCATTGGTCCACTGTAAATGCtttttttgctttattattattacgtgCTTCAGTTGTGTCAAAAGAGTGATTTAATTAGAAGTTGAGTTCAAGCTTTGATATGTTACGGtgcaaagaaaatattttatttttctccactTCTCCATTTCTTATTATTTCTGACTTTCCGCTAAATACTGCAAACAAACCCCGACCTCGCTTGCTCTCAGGATGTGTTTcatctgtgtctttgtttgtatGCACGGTATCATGTTGATATGTGAACTTAGTTGTTAAATGAAAGTAAAGTCAGGCAgcagggaaaacaaaacaaatcggTTTACGAGGCAGAGATAAAAGAAGGACATAAACACTGACACGGCCATCACAAccacagagcagaagaggaCTAAATGGGGAAAAAGCAAAGAGCAGGGCGTGTGAGCGGCGAAATTTAAAACTCCGATGGGATCTGTTGGTACAGTGTGACCTTTAGAAAACAAGCCACATGTGAATTAAGTGGCACTGACTCACCTCAATCTTGGTTTACActgctctcctgtgtctcctcaggACTCCCACCATGGCAGGCGGCTTGTTCTCCATAGACCGGGACTATTTCCAGGAGATCGGCACGTATGACGCAGGCATGGACATCTGGGGTGGAGAGAACCTGGAAATCTCTTTCAGAGTGAGTGAACACACCCGCAGCCAATGGACATGACGGTATTCTTCCATTCACTGGCAGGCGTCCAGGAGTGTCTGCTCAGagtcccaaacacacacattacactttAGTTTGACTGCTCGCTGACTTAATTGTTGACTCGACTAATTCTTTGTCAGGCGTCATCCTGACTGGCTCTCAGTCAGTCTTATTCAGGCTGTCACAACACGGACACGACCAATCTGTGTCTTCCATCTCCCAGCAGAGCTCACTGATCAGCCCATTCAGTGATCAGGCCTCTCAGTGTGCGTTCAGTAAACTATACGTGTGTTGTGCTTCACAGATCTGGCAGTGCGGTGGGACTCTAGAAATTGTCACATGCTCTCATGTGGGTCACGTGTTCCGAAAGGCGACGCCCTACACGTTTCCCGGGGGAACGGGACAGatcatcaacaaaaacaaccGGCGCCTGGCAGAAGTGTGGATGGATGAATTTAAAAACTTCTTCTATATCATCTCCCCTGGTGAgttgggctgtgtgtgtgtgttggtgtgttgtgtgtgtatgtgctcatGTGTGGAGGTTAATCTCTGTGGCAGGTGTGATCTATCCATTAACCCAGTGACAGTGTGATATTGCCGTTGCGACCCAGCAGTGCAGGACAGGGGGCGGCGAGTAATTTCACGCTACGAAGCAGCTATTAACTCGCAcaatcactcactcacacatacagaatacagaatatttTTAGATGCGTTAGTAACACTCTCACAAACTCGGTTTAACGCATCTGTTGTGTAAATAGGctggtttagggttagggtgttTTCCCTGAATCTAGGTTTTCATTGGAATCATAAGTCATGAAATCACTTTGTTAAGTAGCGCAGCCGCTTCTGCAAAAGAtattgtgattttgtgtgtcaCATAATAATGTGGCCTTTACCAAGGACACTCTTTAGATAAGCCTTAAATGGAAACATGTATTTAATAGCCATTAAACAACAAACTAGGACCTgacctttgtgtttgttgtgtgtccgTCCAGGTGTGACCAAAGTGGACTACGGTGACATCACATCTCGCAGTGCTCTGAGACAAAAGCTCCAATGTAAACCATTCAGCTGGTACCTGGAGAACGTCTACCCCGACTCCCAGATCCCCAGACACTACTACTCCCTGGGAGaggtacacacgcacacacacacacacacacacacacacacacacacacacacacaacacacacatacactcgagaccttttcatttattgtaATACAGACAGTTATAGATTGATCTTCGACAAGTCTGAAATCCAATAGAAAAGTATATGAATAACTGTGAATTACATGTTTTAGTTCAGGTTACTCACTGTGGTTGTGTATTTGGTTCAGATCCGAAACGTGGAGACCAACCAGTGCCTGGACAACATGGCCCGCAAGGAGAACGAGAAGGTCGGCATTTTCAACTGCCACGGCATGGGAGGCAAccaggtaaagaaaacaacacaaagaaacaacaactgACACAAAATAAGAACTGAACCAATGTTTATGTTAACAGTAAAGTCAGTCCAGGAAATAATCATGAAAGAGAAGTGCTTGTGAAACTGATTTGTATTAAAAGCTGTAATCTGTTGAATATGCAGGTGTTTTCCTACACGGCCAATAAGGAGATCAGGACTGACGACTTGTGTTTAGATGTGTCCAAGCTCAACGGACCCGTCATGATGCTTAAGTGTCACCACCTCAAAGGCAACCAGCTCTGGGAGTACGACCCTGCGGTGAGTGGAAGGAAACAAGAAAATGTGCATGGAATGCATGTTGGGAAATGATGATAAATGATGTGGATTGACTGGTGTAGTAAATCTACGTGTACACAGATGGTTTCCATGCAGGTCTTAGaagttaaagaaaaatacattcaatTATCACCAGAAAAAGTTGTTTATTCCCAAGACTCGTCATTTAGGTTTTTCTGTTCAAAATTAGTAGAAATAAAATGACGtttacacagaaaataaatgaactaCGCTGGGTGAGGAGGCAgaggctgctggtggagctgctggtggagctgctgggtTCATCTGGTTGTGCATTTTATCTTCTGTGTTGCTTCTCATTAGCATTGTATTGACGGCTAGCGGGACACATTAACTCAGTTCGATGATCTTGTCTGCAACACGCCCACCATCGAGCATGAACACAAAGCAACTAAGTAACAAGGTCGTCTTGCAATTGGATCAGAAAATCCCTGATATTTGTAACAGTTTGTAattgttatttatattaaacaaaaAGGAATACTAATGGATTCCCTGTTTTTAACTGTCTCTAATGAGCCCTGTGTATTCCCAGTACACAAACTTTATGACAACACATATTTCAGACCAGCTGTCAGTTCAGTCAGTATTTATCGTCTTCACTTAGAGGGTAATATATTCTCGGTGACACATTACCCAGCCCAACCACAGCACGTCTCACACTGAGAGCCAAAACCAAATGGTGTCAAAAAACACAGCCGGGAAAAAAATACATGGGAATTCTGATAGAAAATAAGAGTAAGATCCTTGTGTATTTTTAGATTGTAGATTTCTATGAATGCTTGTGTGATGTGCTTCCCCTCTCACACACGTGCTCTGTGTTTCCTTCTGTGCAGAAGCTGACTCTGATCCACGTCAACAGTAACCAGTGTCTGGACAAGGCCAGCGAGGAGGACAGCCAGGTGCCCAGCGTCaaagactgcacacacacacgctcccaaCAGTGGCTGCTCCGCAACGTCACACTACCAGAGGTCTTctgaccacaaacacacaacccacagCAGCCCGGAATAAGCGACGAGGGGAATGGACGTGTTTATTAAAGCGTGGGCACCGGTAGAGGAAAGACTTCCCACGAGGGGACGCTGGAGGGGAGGAGGACGGATTAGATGGTACTACCTCTGCCAGAGATCAGAGGGAGGAGTGTGTTCGACCCTCCTCCAAACggggaagagaggaaaaagactCCTTttacgtttttattttgttgattttttttaaaaagagatttTAACCAGAGAGACTCACTATGGGACTGCCTGGTGGAGTGGAGGCTCTGCACCCACGGCTTCCCTGGACACAGCAGTCCACCCCTCAACTCATCACTTACGGTTTACTGACTGCCTCTTATGAGCGAGTGTATGCACTTAGATGTGTGTCTGCCTGCACAGGTGTGTGTTCTCTGAGATGAATGTATGCTTTCGAGAATTCCTGAATTCCTTGTTcattacttttctttttcttttttaatttaactttgtATTGGATTTTTGAAAATGAACTCTGGTGAACTCATATGAAGAAGAGTGCATGTGGACGTGagcgtgcgtgtgtatgtgtgagactGTCGTGTGCAAGTGTCAGAGCCCCTCCTACAGACCTGCAGCAGTGTATGTCTCCCTCTCGTGTTACTCCTCGGCATTTCATCCTAAAGACTGACGCCTCCTCGCTGAGGGATTTTCTGAGGAActgcaaatttaaaaaaaggaaaacaaaaaaaaaaggacaaacacGAGGACCCTACGTCTGCCACCTGCAGCGATCTAGTGATATAGAAAAAAAGATGTTTGTGATATCTTGAGATTTCTATGTCCCGTTTTTACATGGCTGTGTCTGTTTCGACGGTCAGAGCAGTAACCCtagtctgtctgtccgtctctgtTGTCTTTAACAGTGTTGAACATAGAGCTAccaggcacatacacacagaggacTCTGCATACCTAACTGATGTTCACTGCCTAATGTAGAGTGAAACATAGGAAACTCTCCCATAAGGCActagtctcacacacacacacacacagtaaacataTAGGAAAAAAGGCTTCAATAGCCTGAAACTATAATCCATTTTGGCATATCTTCTTCTCAATGAcctcttgtaaaaaaaaaactacactcCAAGGGCTTCTTCCCTCCAGCGGAGTGTGGATGGCTGCGTCAGTGCGGGTTTCATAACTAATCAGTCCATCAGCTCCCTGTTCTCCAGGACAAGCCGCTCTCAGAGTCCTCACTGCTGAACGACCAAGAGCCCGTAGCATAGGCTGACAGCAGATCAGCGTGCTTCTGTCGTACAAAAAGCTTGCTTCACAGAGCCGAGCCTCGGTTCTCTCCTGAGGACATATCTACCGTAGGAAATGAAGCCTGGGACGCAGCGAGAGTATCAACACACGTCGCTAAAACTTAATCAGGGACAGAATAATAACATTGTAGAGAGCCGAACGGAGTGAAAGTGTTTAACTGTGGATCACAAAGAgcacagcggcagcagcagcagcagatgacaCATATCTTAATCCATAACTACATATCTCTCTTTACAAGCTCACCCGCAGTATTCCACTGTTCATATCTCTGTGAGGAGCCAAACAGGCTCCACAGTTTCATCAGTGCATCGTGTTTTCTTTAAACTTCCATCTGTATCGCTCCTGTGAGTCAGAGCAGGAGACTTCTTAAAGGTTTTAACCATTTCAGCTTCCTCCAGTGGAGGAAGAGTTTACACACCGGACACGTCACTGGTTCATCTTTGTTGTGGACACGGTCGTGAGGAGGGTGTcgacagatttctttttttctttcatgtcaAAGCGAGTGAAGATGTGAACGGTTTCTGATTGTGACaccgggggggagggggtgtaTCAGATGTTCTGATTTTcaggggtcggggggggggatttgcAGCTGACTGACATGTCCAGGCTTCCACACTGAGCTGATCCAAATGTAGAAAATAAAGGTGAAAAAGTTTACAGTACGATACGAGTAGCATGTTGATTTCTCCCATTGTCTGTTCACATGTtgataaaacacagaaacaaacacaggtcCCCGAACATCACTCTCATGAAGGGACATGAACATGTTAACAAAACATTTAGTTCAGTTCCATTTTAATTTAAGCTTTAGTCTAATATTTAGTACAATATCAACTCCATTCTGCTAATACTCTTTCTTTCATAACCGGTGTATGATTGAGTACGGGCTCGGGCCTGTTAGTGCTTCAATGTAGCCCtagtttaatttgacatttaagcTTGAtaatctaatatatatatatatatatattgacacGGCTGATGAGTAGAtgtgtttcatatttattctAAACTTTAAAGTCAGGTTGGTGGCTTTTTTAAGAATTCTGTTAAAAAAGCCAAGACGAAGAGCCGTCCTCAGGATCCTGAACTGTGACCAGTGCTGCATGTTGAGAGGGAAAAGCAAATGAATCTGTTTTATCTTCTCAGTGAGAATCACATCACAGCAGCGGAGGTGAGTCTGAGCACAAACCAGAAGTGTTCTCTGCCTCTTTAATCCTTCACTCGGAGCAGTGTGCAGGTAACGGAGTCGGGGCGGCGGCGGAATGACCACATGTTTTGTAGAGCGTGGATTATTCCAACTCCTCCGCTTGATCTGTTGAATAATTCATTTGTCGGAATTAGGCCCGACGAGAGCCATCAGGAGGACACATTAGACAACAGTGCTTTGCATGCAGATTCCGTAATGttacattttgatgtatttgtttTCAGAAAGCGTCTCCTGTCCAGTAAATGAGGTTTTATACTTACACAGCTGCAGACGACCAGTGAATCCAgctgaaataatacaaaaaagaaGACGTATCAGACTCTGTGTTGCTGAGATGATGGGATGTTAATATGCAGAGTGTGaacctcatcctcttcctctctctggtcCTGAGTGAAGATGAATCTGCTGTGTGGATTCTGAGAAAGTCTCcttcaggggcggctcctggtacaagagacataggcggttgcctagggtgaaaaatgccAAGAGGGCGGCataagagactgaattatcatgacgtgacacatgcaatgtattgtttttttatatttaattactttaaattgacatagtgtaatatattttgcaattaataggtgattgaaatcctgccaattttaagagttcagtcatGCTGTTGGGTGTCGGAGGTCGGCCATGGCGAGTTGACTGGCATATGCCGTTCAACTTGAGGCCGCTGgttgcacaaaaagagaaaaacaaaccttgacaacaacaacctcacaacagttcctcatagcagcatgatgcatacaaagagaagtataaaaaccTACTCATTTTGCGGCATAgtagggacatttgctgatgtcaccatccgtggctccgtggacaggcaagccagcatctaaaacatcctcctggatcggctccctgtgtgaacaggcACGCTGTGGTGACAGACtgcggttagagtcaaagataaatcaaaaaaagattcCATTATCAGGtacacaattcagaaagcactgcaaagtagaggaggagaagaaagaacaatatagaggtaagaatcaccccgattgtggacatcattaatgtttatttttgtcaacatgacatgatatgctatcagtacagcagatttcagactctttatattttttgttatatatttttattgttttttatagcttacaattttgtctgcatgtgtgtgcatctgtatacagtccaaaagttattgtggatgcatgacagtttgcgtgtgtatgttggggggcgccaatttgaaatctcgccttgggtgccaacattgccagggccggccctggtcTCCTTCAAGGAGATGCCTCCCTCCGAGTGGAATGAATGACTCTGCCGTTAAGGAGATTTAAAGCTGTGTGATTTCAGGAAGACTTCACTCTGGTTTATGTGCTGCAGACTTCACAAGAATCATGTGGAGCTTTTGATATGAAGAAATGGATCAAAGCCCAATTGGGCCGCGGCCCCGAGGGGAAACTccgagaagagacagaattccGAAGCGTGTTCAGAGGAACAAAGTGAATTCATCTACTCATGAATGTGTCCGtcaaattgatttgttttactgTCATATTGATCTCTTCTGTGGAATCAACTTCATATTTTTAATTTGCCAGACACATTAATCTAAACTCCTCTTTGATTCGTTGGAGGCGGCCTTTTGTTGTTACTCtaaacacattcatgttttcTCTTAGCGACTGAGGGAATAAATTGTGAATTCTGTCATATATAGATTATAAGAATACTCAGTTACTTTATCTTATGAGTTTTAGCTGATTATCTACTATTGACCATATTATAGTGTGAGACTAAGACTAAAATGGGATTTTATTAGTTTAATCCAATAAATAACCAATAAATAATTTACTGATTTATTACTATTTTgagaaaaggtttattttaacattattaatttaatacttATCTGTCAGACTGGTTCCTCTCTTACACTGATCTGTACTTTTAGAAACCAAACTGCTCATTTGACCTTCAGCCTCCATGTGGTGCAAACACCTTAAACTCTGCGGCCCTCCTCATGTAATTATGACTTCCATTTCTCATAATTGTGAACTAATGTCTCATCATTACATGACAAAGATCTTGTTAGTTTATGGTAATTATTAATCATCACTGCATGAGAGGCAGAGGTGTTGTCGCGCCTCCTTTATTTCCTCCTTTGTTTCGAACTGACAAGTCTTCGCAAAtatctctttatattttttagaaaatgaattgtgctgctgttttctcaTACTAACAAGATCCTTTTAGTAATtatgatgaaaacaacaacatccttTTCCTTTGTGATTGTGACGCACGTGTGGAATGTGTAATTTAAAATTATCAGTGTGTAAATTTATGGGAAAGTACAGTTTTAGGTCAGAGGATCATATTTTTTGGGCTTctttaaaaagtacaaatacacgCTCCAGacgtatttcaatataaaggccAATTCtaggaggaagaaaacaacaattaactCATAGGCAAGACATTAAGGCTACATTTACTAATATATGTCCACACAGACGTTTTAgactttatatttgtatatcagTAACCTTACTGGAACAGTCTGCATGATGGCCTCAGTGGCTTTAAATCTGTTGatattttcaaataaatcaaataggTGTTTTACCTGATTGCCGTTTTATCGTGATTGTCGTAACCTGCTAATTATATTCaactttattattttcaatgggcgtggcaaaatggctcaacgttGGCTCAAATGCATGTGCTTGGGCCTGCTTTGCAGACCTAgacattttagtgttttttttatttataattcgtttttttgtttttaatttaatttattttgttttattttatttacctcctgcgcagaagtgaactgcgcaggattcatttaatttactttaatttaacttaatttaattttcatttacttttcttttattgtttcattagTTATTTATTCACATCTTGTCCTTCCTGTGGTGGGATGCTGTGTGGACTGTCTGTTCGTtgactgaagaggaaacaggaagcctgGTTCCAGCAGCAGGAGTCTCACAGTGGATTTCCATGGATCTGATGTTTATTCTGTCCATCTGTCCTGAGCCTCGCTGACACATTGACAATCTGTAAAGTCTTCACAGAACAGACGACACCATCTGAGtcagctcacacaaacacagtgggaGCCTGGAACTTTCATTCATGCAGGGAAACGAAGAGCctgattcacattcacacagttcAACATTGTTGCTTCTATGAGCTGCTCATATAGCCTCAGTCTGCGATGCAGGC from the Limanda limanda chromosome 11, fLimLim1.1, whole genome shotgun sequence genome contains:
- the galnt1 gene encoding polypeptide N-acetylgalactosaminyltransferase 1, which codes for MRRFAYCKVVLATSLVWVMLDMFILLYFSECNKCDDKKERGLPGRDHTLTRPRDGPGEGGKPVVIPKDNQEKMKEMFKINQFNLMASEMIALNRSLPDVRLEGCKNKLYPDNLPRTSVVIVFHNEAWSTLLRTVHSVIDRSPHTLLEEIVLVDDASERDFLKRPLEQYVRRLEVPVRVVRMDQRSGLIRARLKGASLSTGQVITFLDAHCECTLGWLEPLLARIKQDKRTVVCPIIDVISDDTFEYMAGSDMTYGGFNWKLNFRWYPVPQREMDRRKGDRTLPVRTPTMAGGLFSIDRDYFQEIGTYDAGMDIWGGENLEISFRIWQCGGTLEIVTCSHVGHVFRKATPYTFPGGTGQIINKNNRRLAEVWMDEFKNFFYIISPGVTKVDYGDITSRSALRQKLQCKPFSWYLENVYPDSQIPRHYYSLGEIRNVETNQCLDNMARKENEKVGIFNCHGMGGNQVFSYTANKEIRTDDLCLDVSKLNGPVMMLKCHHLKGNQLWEYDPAKLTLIHVNSNQCLDKASEEDSQVPSVKDCTHTRSQQWLLRNVTLPEVF